One window from the genome of Myxococcales bacterium encodes:
- a CDS encoding EF-hand domain-containing protein codes for MKKLVLLVSILTSASVAMAQPGQGAKGGAAPTGPQKGRMTPAEKFAKLDTNRDGVISKAEAAVAGRFAKHFDQLDANSDGMLTVAELTAAHEARKQKHMERRGEHFDLMDADKNGAISREEFVKHAPQRGQRGGKGHHGGKGGRGVKHGPGDQGARPGA; via the coding sequence ATGAAAAAACTCGTATTGCTTGTCTCGATCCTCACCTCTGCATCGGTCGCCATGGCCCAGCCAGGACAAGGTGCCAAAGGCGGCGCGGCGCCAACCGGACCGCAAAAAGGTCGCATGACGCCCGCCGAGAAATTTGCCAAGCTCGACACGAACCGGGACGGCGTCATCAGCAAGGCCGAGGCCGCGGTCGCGGGCCGTTTTGCCAAACACTTCGATCAGCTCGACGCCAATTCCGACGGCATGCTAACGGTGGCCGAGCTCACGGCCGCCCACGAAGCGCGCAAGCAGAAGCACATGGAGCGCCGTGGAGAGCACTTTGACCTCATGGATGCCGATAAGAACGGCGCCATCTCGCGCGAGGAATTCGTCAAGCACGCGCCGCAAAGAGGTCAGCGCGGCGGCAAGGGCCATCACGGCGGCAAAGGCGGTCGCGGCGTCAAACACGGCCCGGGCGACCAGGGCGCACGCCCCGGCGCTTAG
- a CDS encoding NADH-quinone oxidoreductase subunit N, with translation MGLTVASALVVAVTALVHYNNIGDREVVLFNGMLVADKLGYLFSALAAFAVAIVALIAGPHQRTHAWENGEFFGILLLSSTGIIMLAHAGDLMTIFLGIETLSIAVYVLTALRKKSARGNEAAMKYFLMGAFATGILVYGMALLYGAAGTTNLAAMAERLVATPNLPLTVAGAFLVVIAFGFKIAAVPFHMWAPDAYEGAPTPVTAFMAAAVKAAAVVAMIRVFGTALGGEVLPFGTLGWASPLVIMAALTMTAGNLAALKQNNIKRLLAYSSISHAGVILVGVTAMAWARPRRFRRWFYVMAYGLTTLGAFAVVAYIGSKDRERLLLDDWAGLATSHPGAALAMTICMLSLGGIPPTAGFMGKFQIFKSAMEVYDGQLLWLVILGILNSAVSIYYYLKVVTAMYFKPVAQPVGELHAPSQAFVIALCAVLVMAMGLLPSFWMGL, from the coding sequence ATGGGTCTTACCGTCGCCAGCGCGCTGGTCGTCGCCGTGACCGCGCTTGTCCACTACAACAACATCGGTGACCGCGAGGTGGTGCTGTTTAACGGCATGCTGGTCGCCGACAAGCTTGGCTATTTATTTTCCGCGTTGGCGGCGTTCGCCGTCGCCATCGTCGCGCTCATCGCCGGGCCGCACCAGCGCACGCACGCGTGGGAAAACGGCGAATTCTTTGGCATCTTGCTGCTGTCCTCCACCGGCATCATCATGTTGGCGCACGCCGGCGACCTGATGACCATCTTCTTGGGGATCGAGACGCTTTCCATCGCCGTGTACGTGTTAACCGCGCTGCGAAAAAAATCGGCGCGCGGCAACGAGGCGGCGATGAAGTACTTCCTCATGGGCGCCTTTGCCACCGGCATCTTGGTCTACGGCATGGCGCTGCTCTATGGCGCCGCGGGCACGACCAACCTTGCCGCCATGGCCGAGCGCTTGGTGGCGACGCCAAACCTGCCGCTCACCGTAGCGGGCGCGTTTCTCGTCGTGATCGCCTTTGGCTTTAAGATCGCCGCGGTGCCGTTTCACATGTGGGCGCCAGATGCCTATGAGGGCGCGCCAACGCCGGTTACCGCGTTTATGGCGGCGGCGGTCAAGGCCGCGGCCGTGGTCGCGATGATTCGCGTCTTTGGCACCGCGCTCGGCGGCGAGGTCTTGCCGTTCGGCACCCTAGGGTGGGCGAGCCCACTCGTCATCATGGCGGCGCTTACCATGACGGCCGGGAACCTCGCGGCGCTGAAGCAAAACAACATCAAGCGCCTGCTGGCTTACTCGTCGATTTCTCACGCCGGCGTCATCTTGGTTGGCGTGACCGCGATGGCCTGGGCTCGGCCTCGGCGATTTCGTCGTTGGTTTTATGTGATGGCCTACGGCCTCACCACGCTGGGCGCGTTTGCCGTGGTCGCCTATATCGGCAGCAAAGACCGCGAGCGCCTGCTGCTCGATGACTGGGCCGGCCTGGCCACCTCGCATCCTGGCGCCGCCTTGGCCATGACTATTTGCATGCTGTCGCTGGGCGGGATTCCCCCCACCGCCGGCTTCATGGGCAAGTTCCAGATCTTCAAGTCGGCGATGGAGGTCTATGACGGCCAGCTGCTCTGGCTGGTCATCCTCGGCATCCTCAACTCGGCGGTCAGCATCTATTACTACCTCAAGGTTGTCACCGCGATGTACTTCAAGCCGGTGGCGCAGCCCGTTGGCGAGCTACATGCGCCAAGCCAGGCCTTTGTCATCGCGCTATGCGCGGTGCTCGTGATGGCGATGGGCCTGCTGCCATCTTTCTGGATGGGCCTTTAA
- a CDS encoding NADH-quinone oxidoreductase subunit M — MDGSFLLPLLIGLPVVGALLVMVSPKGEGGLARMLGLSFSLITFLVSLGVFAYFRANLGGMQLVFDTVWVSSLGIHFKTGIDGISLWLLILTTFMTPLTLFAAKGSIDKHVREFVAAMLLLEAGMIGSFVALDLFVFYVFYEIMLVPMYLLIGIWGGQRRIYASIKFFVFTMVGSLLMLAAIIFLYVTHGQVTGTYTSDLEALSNLILPHQAQVWCFAAFALAFAIKIPLFPVHTWLPDAHVEAPTPGSVILAGVMLKFGIYGFLRFAMPLFPAGAAELAPYIAVLAVIGIVYGALVAFSQDDVKKIVAYSSVSHLGFCALGLFAMTLTGIQGSIFAMLSHGLTTGGLFLGIGVLYERRHTRRLAEYGGIWKQMPIFAGLYLIVTMGSAGLPATSGFIGEFLTIFGTFTASNFPGNYSIPNPMLLGAFAATGVILGAIYLLYMFQKVFFGKLDVAKNGGLKDLNGRELAVFVILCVGIIGMGVAPHRILKSMEPSVQTFVRNFGRGVSEPDGPARLYGTPVPSQPRAAKTAPVAQLGVGQ, encoded by the coding sequence ATGGACGGTTCGTTTTTGTTGCCGCTGCTAATCGGCTTGCCGGTGGTCGGCGCACTGCTCGTCATGGTTTCGCCAAAGGGTGAGGGCGGCCTGGCGCGCATGCTGGGCCTTTCGTTTTCACTCATTACATTTCTTGTCTCGCTTGGCGTCTTCGCCTACTTCCGCGCCAACCTGGGCGGGATGCAGCTGGTGTTTGACACCGTGTGGGTTAGCTCGCTCGGCATCCACTTCAAGACGGGCATCGACGGCATCTCGCTGTGGCTGCTCATTCTCACCACATTCATGACGCCTCTCACCCTATTCGCGGCCAAGGGCTCAATCGACAAGCACGTGCGCGAATTCGTCGCCGCCATGCTGCTGCTCGAGGCTGGCATGATTGGCTCGTTCGTCGCGCTCGACTTGTTCGTGTTCTACGTCTTCTACGAGATCATGCTGGTGCCGATGTACCTGCTCATCGGCATTTGGGGCGGTCAGCGCCGCATTTACGCGTCGATCAAGTTTTTCGTCTTCACCATGGTTGGCTCGCTGCTCATGCTGGCGGCCATCATCTTTCTTTACGTCACGCATGGCCAGGTCACCGGCACATACACGTCGGATCTCGAGGCGCTTTCTAACCTCATCCTGCCGCATCAGGCGCAGGTGTGGTGTTTTGCGGCTTTTGCCTTGGCGTTCGCCATCAAGATTCCGCTGTTTCCGGTGCACACGTGGTTGCCCGATGCCCACGTCGAGGCGCCAACCCCGGGCTCGGTCATTTTGGCCGGCGTCATGCTCAAGTTTGGCATCTACGGTTTTCTCCGCTTCGCCATGCCGCTGTTTCCGGCTGGCGCCGCGGAGCTGGCGCCCTACATCGCCGTGCTCGCGGTGATAGGTATCGTCTATGGCGCGCTGGTGGCGTTCTCACAGGATGATGTCAAAAAAATCGTCGCCTATTCCTCGGTGTCGCACCTTGGCTTCTGCGCGCTCGGGCTCTTTGCCATGACGCTCACGGGCATCCAGGGCTCCATCTTTGCGATGTTGTCGCACGGCCTTACCACCGGCGGCCTGTTTCTCGGTATTGGCGTGCTCTATGAGCGCCGCCATACCCGACGGCTCGCGGAATACGGCGGTATCTGGAAGCAAATGCCGATTTTCGCCGGGCTCTATCTCATTGTCACCATGGGCTCGGCTGGTCTGCCGGCGACGTCGGGCTTTATCGGCGAATTTCTCACCATCTTTGGCACCTTTACCGCTAGCAACTTTCCCGGCAACTATTCGATTCCAAATCCGATGCTGCTCGGCGCCTTCGCGGCCACCGGCGTGATTCTCGGCGCCATCTACTTGCTCTACATGTTTCAGAAAGTGTTTTTCGGCAAGCTCGACGTCGCCAAGAACGGCGGCCTCAAAGACCTTAATGGCCGCGAGCTCGCGGTGTTTGTGATTCTCTGCGTCGGCATCATCGGCATGGGCGTGGCGCCGCACCGCATCCTCAAGAGCATGGAGCCTTCGGTGCAAACCTTCGTTCGCAACTTCGGACGGGGCGTCAGCGAGCCCGATGGCCCGGCACGGCTTTACGGCACGCCGGTGCCTAGCCAGCCGCGCGCCGCCAAGACCGCGCCGGTCGCACAATTAGGAGTCGGCCAATGA
- the nuoL gene encoding NADH-quinone oxidoreductase subunit L → MGNSLLWIPLLPLLGALINLTIGKRLGRTAVHFIAIAVVAASFFVVLSQVLGPLRDAFAAHLAGDTQGVLELKEVVYTWMEIGRFKIELALRLDTLSAVMTLIITFVGTLIHIYSTGYMAHEPRYAAYFGYLNLFMASMLILVLGANVPVMFIGWEGVGLCSFLLIGFWFENESYANAGRKAFVVNRIGDFAFLLGMFLLYLATKDLGLAQSLDFADLRSAGAVTAYQQTWWGGENLATAAGILLFIGACGKSAQIPLYVWLPDAMAGPTPVSALIHAATMVTAGIYMICRLSWLFAASPVALMVVSTIGMATALAAAFMAFAQTDLKKVLAYSTVSQLGFMFVAAGTGNWVAAIFHVGTHAFFKAGLFLGAGSVMHAMSGSGDIMTMGGLRKRLPITHLCFVIYCLAIAGFPLTSGFFSKDEILAGAWAAHLEGWPAWYGKMLWGGLTLAALGTAFYMWRLYFLVFAGKCRADEETKAHIHESPASMTGPLLVLAALSLFAGFIGLPHLHALEDIPGIFHGISSWLDPAVKAGVVGHNSDGTTYALLAIASGVGLLGIFLAWRMYGKGPSPAAEKFANGAGARAYDLSKNKLYVDEFYEATIVRPFRALARGTFEIVDRFVIDLVAVTGVGVIAKGAGAGVRWLQNGQVQRYLLAVVVGGAAMFFIATRHDRPTFSYHAEGEFLVLQAEPGNGLAEVGNVYRWDTNSDGVVDVESPSPRLVVRPGDVSADITMWIVAPSTGSTHKVTRTVRQPAAEGAKPVGMLGGE, encoded by the coding sequence ATGGGGAACTCATTGCTTTGGATCCCGCTGCTGCCGCTGCTTGGCGCGCTGATCAACCTAACCATCGGCAAGCGCCTCGGGCGCACCGCCGTCCACTTCATCGCGATTGCGGTGGTGGCGGCATCGTTTTTTGTCGTCCTCTCGCAGGTGCTCGGACCCTTGCGCGACGCATTTGCGGCCCATCTCGCCGGCGATACCCAGGGCGTGCTCGAGCTCAAAGAGGTCGTCTACACATGGATGGAAATCGGCCGCTTCAAGATCGAGCTGGCGCTGCGGCTCGACACGTTGTCGGCCGTGATGACGCTTATCATTACGTTTGTCGGCACGCTGATTCACATCTACTCCACCGGCTACATGGCGCACGAGCCGCGTTACGCCGCGTACTTTGGCTATCTCAACCTGTTCATGGCCTCCATGCTCATCTTGGTGCTCGGCGCCAACGTGCCGGTCATGTTTATCGGCTGGGAAGGCGTAGGGCTATGCTCGTTTTTGCTCATTGGCTTTTGGTTCGAGAACGAAAGCTACGCCAACGCCGGCCGCAAGGCCTTTGTCGTCAACCGCATCGGCGACTTCGCCTTTCTCCTCGGCATGTTTTTGCTCTACCTCGCAACCAAGGACCTCGGCCTGGCGCAGAGCCTCGACTTTGCCGATTTGCGCAGCGCCGGCGCGGTGACCGCGTATCAGCAAACGTGGTGGGGCGGTGAAAACCTCGCCACCGCCGCGGGCATTTTGCTGTTCATCGGCGCGTGCGGTAAGTCGGCGCAAATCCCACTTTACGTGTGGTTGCCCGACGCGATGGCGGGCCCAACCCCAGTTTCTGCGCTCATCCACGCCGCCACCATGGTCACCGCCGGCATCTACATGATTTGCCGTCTGTCATGGCTGTTCGCGGCGTCGCCGGTCGCGCTCATGGTGGTGTCCACCATCGGCATGGCTACGGCGCTTGCGGCCGCGTTCATGGCGTTTGCACAAACCGACCTCAAGAAGGTGCTGGCGTATTCGACCGTGTCGCAGCTCGGCTTTATGTTCGTCGCGGCTGGCACCGGCAATTGGGTCGCCGCGATCTTTCACGTCGGCACCCACGCCTTTTTCAAGGCCGGGCTTTTTCTCGGCGCGGGCTCCGTCATGCACGCCATGAGCGGCTCGGGCGACATCATGACAATGGGCGGCCTGCGCAAGCGGCTGCCAATCACGCACCTGTGTTTTGTCATCTACTGCCTGGCGATCGCTGGCTTTCCGCTGACCTCGGGGTTTTTCTCGAAAGATGAAATTCTTGCCGGCGCGTGGGCGGCTCACCTCGAAGGTTGGCCCGCTTGGTACGGCAAGATGCTGTGGGGCGGCCTAACGCTGGCCGCGCTCGGCACCGCGTTTTACATGTGGCGCCTCTACTTCTTGGTGTTTGCTGGCAAGTGCCGCGCCGACGAAGAGACCAAGGCTCACATCCACGAATCGCCGGCTTCCATGACCGGTCCGCTGCTGGTGCTGGCGGCGCTGTCGCTGTTCGCCGGCTTTATTGGGCTGCCGCATCTTCACGCGCTTGAAGACATCCCCGGCATTTTTCATGGCATTTCAAGCTGGCTCGATCCCGCGGTGAAGGCCGGCGTGGTCGGTCACAATTCGGACGGCACGACCTACGCGCTGTTGGCGATCGCCAGCGGCGTTGGGCTGCTGGGCATCTTCTTGGCGTGGCGCATGTACGGCAAGGGGCCGTCGCCTGCCGCCGAGAAATTTGCCAATGGCGCTGGCGCACGCGCCTACGACCTTTCCAAAAATAAGCTTTATGTCGATGAGTTTTACGAAGCCACCATCGTGCGGCCGTTTCGCGCGCTCGCGCGCGGCACGTTTGAAATTGTGGATCGCTTTGTCATCGATCTGGTTGCGGTCACCGGCGTTGGCGTCATCGCCAAGGGTGCCGGCGCCGGCGTACGATGGCTACAAAACGGTCAGGTGCAGCGCTACCTCCTAGCGGTGGTGGTCGGCGGGGCCGCGATGTTTTTTATCGCCACCCGCCACGACCGCCCGACGTTTTCGTATCACGCCGAGGGCGAATTTTTGGTGCTGCAGGCGGAGCCCGGCAACGGCCTAGCTGAGGTCGGCAATGTGTATCGCTGGGACACCAACAGCGACGGCGTCGTCGATGTCGAGTCGCCCAGCCCGCGCTTGGTTGTGCGCCCCGGCGATGTCAGCGCCGATATCACCATGTGGATCGTTGCGCCCTCCACGGGTTCCACGCACAAGGTGACGCGCACGGTGCGTCAGCCGGCCGCCGAGGGCGCAAAGCCCGTCGGCATGCTTGGAGGGGAGTAG
- the nuoK gene encoding NADH-quinone oxidoreductase subunit NuoK, giving the protein MGYGHFLVLSALLFCIGIAGVLFRRNALIVLMSVELMLNAGNIAMLAFSRMHADTSGQTFALMVIAVAAAEVAVGLAIVVAVFRGRRDVNIDHLNAMRN; this is encoded by the coding sequence ATCGGCTACGGCCATTTTCTCGTGTTGTCGGCGCTGCTGTTTTGCATTGGCATCGCCGGCGTACTCTTTCGCCGCAACGCGCTCATCGTGCTGATGAGCGTCGAGCTCATGCTCAACGCCGGCAATATCGCCATGCTCGCGTTCTCCCGCATGCATGCCGATACCAGCGGCCAAACCTTTGCGCTCATGGTCATCGCGGTCGCGGCCGCCGAGGTCGCCGTTGGCCTGGCGATCGTCGTCGCGGTGTTCCGAGGCCGACGCGACGTCAACATCGACCATCTCAATGCGATGAGAAACTAG
- a CDS encoding NADH-quinone oxidoreductase subunit J: MKAILMFLLVALVGLAAAHAQPGHEGHAHALAGQPHPGAPAADAARDWVYAAGFAPAPIEAQPLRNAQDPNSTAPIDKKTSSGKGMALLFWAFALVVIGGGVFVITRRNMVVAVMGMVATFFAIAALYMMLYATFLSIIQIMVYAGAIMVLFVFVIMVLNRPEDEPWAPQDVLGKALAAAAILFLFVRLAGAVWGTKTPDASLVAPSVTPQGYEWGSTAAVGHELFTNYLFPFEAVSILLLIAVVGAIAVARPPAKAEEGTP, from the coding sequence ATGAAAGCGATTCTAATGTTCCTACTTGTTGCGCTGGTCGGTCTGGCCGCGGCGCATGCCCAGCCTGGTCACGAAGGTCACGCGCATGCGTTGGCCGGCCAGCCCCATCCAGGCGCGCCGGCAGCGGATGCGGCACGCGATTGGGTGTACGCTGCGGGATTCGCTCCGGCGCCCATCGAAGCCCAACCCCTGCGCAACGCGCAAGACCCCAACTCTACCGCGCCTATCGACAAGAAGACGAGCTCAGGCAAGGGCATGGCGCTCTTGTTTTGGGCATTCGCGCTCGTCGTCATCGGCGGCGGCGTGTTTGTCATCACGCGGCGCAACATGGTGGTCGCCGTCATGGGCATGGTGGCAACGTTCTTTGCCATCGCCGCGCTCTACATGATGCTCTACGCCACGTTCCTCTCGATCATTCAAATCATGGTCTACGCCGGCGCCATCATGGTGCTGTTCGTATTCGTCATCATGGTGCTCAATCGCCCCGAAGACGAGCCGTGGGCGCCGCAGGACGTGCTTGGCAAGGCGCTTGCGGCCGCCGCCATCTTGTTCTTGTTCGTGCGGCTCGCTGGTGCCGTATGGGGCACCAAGACGCCGGATGCGTCGCTGGTCGCGCCGAGCGTAACGCCGCAAGGCTACGAGTGGGGCTCGACCGCGGCGGTCGGCCACGAGCTATTCACGAATTATCTCTTTCCATTTGAGGCGGTCTCGATCTTGCTGCTGATCGCCGTCGTCGGCGCAATCGCGGTGGCCAGGCCGCCTGCCAAGGCCGAGGAGGGCACGCCATGA
- the nuoF gene encoding NADH-quinone oxidoreductase subunit NuoF produces MTAGNDAPKIITSRWGDEAAKTIARYEALGGYKALRKALTMKPADITAEVKASNLRGRGGAGFATGVKWGFIPAGSKDVHLVCNADESEPGTCKDRELMYWDPHLLIEGMVIAAFALGAKHNYIYIRGEMMREFAVLQVAVKEAYDKGYLGTNVLGSGFECHLTVHRGAGAYICGEETALLNSLEGERGQPRLKPPFPAVKGLFGNPTIVNNVETLANVPCIVDKGSAYFAGIGIGRSGGTRTLCVSGHVNKPGVYEVPMGMTFRQLIDDVCGGVWKGRKVKAVIPGGSSMPPLDASELDVPMEFDALLTDERIKPVEVSPGKLFDMGGGRALRSMAGSGGIVVMDDATDIPMAVWRIMKFYAHESCGQCTPCREGTGWMVQVAKRVAHGEGKAGDVELLASIADAIAGNTICALGEAAAWPMLGFLTKYRGEFEAKVAKAVAAAGTAGAAA; encoded by the coding sequence ATGACCGCTGGCAACGACGCGCCCAAAATTATTACGTCGCGCTGGGGCGACGAGGCGGCCAAGACCATCGCGCGCTACGAAGCGCTAGGCGGCTACAAGGCGCTGCGCAAGGCGCTTACCATGAAGCCTGCCGACATCACGGCCGAGGTGAAGGCCTCCAATTTGCGCGGCCGCGGCGGCGCGGGCTTTGCGACTGGCGTTAAGTGGGGGTTTATTCCCGCCGGATCCAAAGACGTGCATCTGGTTTGCAACGCCGATGAATCCGAGCCGGGCACCTGCAAAGACCGCGAGCTGATGTACTGGGATCCGCACCTGCTGATAGAGGGCATGGTGATTGCCGCCTTCGCGCTTGGCGCCAAACACAACTACATCTACATCCGCGGCGAGATGATGCGCGAATTTGCGGTGCTGCAGGTCGCGGTCAAAGAGGCCTACGACAAAGGCTACCTCGGCACCAACGTGCTCGGCAGCGGCTTTGAATGTCACCTCACGGTGCATCGCGGCGCCGGCGCGTACATTTGCGGCGAAGAAACCGCGCTGCTCAATTCGCTCGAAGGCGAGCGCGGCCAGCCGCGCCTTAAGCCGCCCTTTCCGGCGGTCAAGGGCCTGTTTGGCAACCCCACCATCGTCAACAACGTCGAGACGCTGGCGAATGTGCCGTGCATCGTCGACAAGGGCTCGGCGTATTTCGCCGGCATCGGCATCGGACGTTCGGGTGGTACGCGCACGCTGTGCGTGTCGGGCCACGTCAACAAGCCCGGCGTCTACGAAGTGCCCATGGGCATGACGTTTCGCCAGCTCATCGATGATGTCTGCGGCGGGGTGTGGAAAGGCCGCAAGGTCAAGGCCGTGATTCCCGGCGGTTCATCGATGCCGCCGCTCGACGCCAGTGAGCTCGACGTGCCGATGGAGTTCGATGCACTACTGACTGACGAACGCATCAAGCCGGTCGAGGTTTCGCCGGGTAAATTGTTTGATATGGGCGGCGGCCGCGCGCTGCGCTCGATGGCTGGCTCGGGAGGCATTGTCGTCATGGACGACGCCACCGACATCCCGATGGCGGTATGGCGCATCATGAAATTTTACGCGCATGAATCCTGCGGCCAGTGCACGCCTTGTCGCGAAGGCACCGGCTGGATGGTGCAGGTGGCCAAGCGCGTCGCGCACGGCGAGGGCAAGGCGGGCGATGTCGAATTGCTCGCCAGCATCGCGGACGCGATCGCGGGCAATACCATTTGTGCGCTGGGCGAGGCGGCGGCGTGGCCAATGCTTGGCTTTCTCACCAAATACCGCGGCGAATTTGAGGCCAAGGTTGCAAAGGCAGTTGCGGCGGCAGGCACGGCAGGAGCAGCGGCATGA
- a CDS encoding NAD(P)H-dependent oxidoreductase subunit E produces the protein MSLQFSADGRKKIETLCTRYPSKRPVVIAALHLAQKEFGHLSDDALRLVATTLDLPYPHVYGVATFYTMYRREPAGKNIVRVCTNISCMLRGGYDVMAAFTKKLGLQEGESNAEFSLVEEECIAACANAPAVVCGTKYFLDVTPEQVGDIVEFLKKNPHSEGDVA, from the coding sequence ATGTCACTACAGTTCTCAGCCGACGGGCGCAAAAAAATCGAGACGCTTTGCACGCGTTATCCCTCCAAGCGGCCCGTCGTAATCGCGGCGCTCCATCTCGCGCAGAAGGAATTCGGCCATCTCTCCGATGACGCTCTGCGCTTGGTGGCGACCACGCTCGACCTGCCTTATCCGCATGTGTACGGCGTCGCGACGTTCTACACGATGTATCGGCGCGAGCCCGCGGGCAAAAACATCGTGCGGGTTTGCACCAATATTTCGTGCATGTTGCGCGGTGGCTACGACGTGATGGCCGCCTTCACCAAGAAGCTGGGCCTGCAGGAAGGCGAATCAAACGCCGAATTCTCGCTGGTCGAGGAAGAATGCATCGCGGCCTGCGCCAACGCGCCGGCGGTGGTGTGCGGCACCAAATATTTTCTCGACGTTACGCCGGAGCAAGTCGGCGACATCGTCGAATTCCTCAAGAAAAATCCGCACTCCGAAGGAGACGTGGCATGA
- a CDS encoding 1-acyl-sn-glycerol-3-phosphate acyltransferase, with protein MDSDQNDDSRLRGWEHLAHRLGSAANGTSAGQRLQFLLLRGLTYRLAFEVLGRRILVDGLDELTSYKPHGGVIIVSNHRTFFDLFAILLAMVHRDIAWTQTFSFPVRSRFFYDSPIGTLVNMGLGGGAMYPPIFRETSKAAYNNAAVDYLTASLKQPGHVVGIHPEGTRSRGADPYVLLPAQPGVGKIALQSGATVLPVFSAGLSNDLLGELKSTRSADGRHLRPIILVFGKPIDYEDLRAKPPRLTLQKRAADRFMAHVEALMPRERELRAACAAGEISDDDPAWLANHPVPHAASALWQRSKSLAVRDR; from the coding sequence GTGGACAGCGATCAAAATGATGATTCGAGGCTGCGCGGGTGGGAACACTTGGCACACCGCCTCGGATCGGCGGCCAACGGCACCAGCGCCGGCCAGCGGTTGCAATTTTTGCTCCTTCGAGGCCTTACCTACCGACTCGCGTTCGAGGTTTTAGGGCGACGAATCCTCGTGGACGGCCTTGATGAATTAACCTCATATAAGCCGCATGGCGGCGTCATCATCGTCTCAAACCATCGGACCTTCTTCGACCTATTTGCCATCTTGCTCGCCATGGTCCACCGCGATATCGCGTGGACGCAGACGTTTTCCTTCCCCGTGAGATCTCGTTTTTTCTACGACTCGCCCATCGGCACGCTGGTCAACATGGGCCTCGGTGGCGGCGCGATGTATCCGCCCATTTTTCGCGAGACGAGCAAGGCGGCGTATAACAACGCGGCGGTCGATTACCTCACCGCTTCGCTCAAACAACCTGGCCACGTTGTCGGCATCCATCCCGAGGGCACGCGCAGCCGCGGCGCCGACCCTTATGTCTTGCTGCCGGCGCAACCTGGCGTCGGCAAGATCGCGCTGCAATCCGGCGCCACCGTGCTACCGGTGTTTAGCGCCGGGCTTAGCAATGATCTGCTTGGCGAGCTCAAGTCCACGCGGAGCGCTGACGGCCGCCACCTTCGCCCCATCATTTTAGTTTTTGGTAAGCCGATTGACTACGAAGACTTGCGCGCCAAACCACCGCGCCTAACGCTGCAGAAGCGCGCCGCGGATCGCTTCATGGCGCACGTTGAGGCGCTCATGCCTCGTGAGCGCGAGCTGCGCGCGGCCTGTGCCGCCGGCGAAATTTCCGACGACGACCCGGCGTGGCTGGCAAATCATCCCGTGCCCCACGCCGCCAGCGCGCTTTGGCAGCGCAGCAAATCCTTGGCCGTGCGCGATCGCTAG
- a CDS encoding class I SAM-dependent methyltransferase: MSEDRRQAQATMFANRLAKNTTRLRAWLGREHIACYRLYDRDIPEIPLSVDVLGDAVVIADSRLRDQGTPEAEAWLQAMCDVVVAATGVTRAMIYIKQRRPMKDRRAAGAQYQKNEAEERWHLAREGGHGFWLNLTNYLDTGLFLDHRVTRGLVAQEAAGKSLLNLFCYTGAFSVHAAGQGAAKTLSIDMSNTYLEWAARNFKQNRMDLGAHRLHRADVLAWLASPGSEQFDVAIVDPPTFSNSKKMTQEFDVLRDHPTILRQVFTRMRPGGVVWFSTNHRQFQLLPALADEFAVVEMTAKTIPPDFVHSKPHKSYRLTQR, translated from the coding sequence ATGTCGGAGGACCGCCGTCAGGCCCAGGCGACGATGTTTGCCAATCGCCTGGCCAAAAATACGACGCGGCTGCGGGCGTGGCTTGGGCGCGAACACATCGCGTGTTACCGGCTGTATGACCGCGACATCCCGGAAATTCCGTTGTCGGTCGATGTGCTCGGCGACGCGGTGGTCATCGCCGATAGCCGCCTGCGCGACCAGGGCACCCCCGAGGCGGAGGCGTGGCTGCAGGCCATGTGCGACGTGGTCGTCGCGGCGACGGGGGTGACGCGCGCCATGATCTATATCAAGCAGCGCCGCCCGATGAAAGATCGGCGCGCGGCGGGGGCCCAGTATCAAAAAAATGAGGCCGAGGAGCGCTGGCATTTAGCACGCGAAGGCGGCCATGGATTTTGGCTTAACCTCACCAACTATCTCGATACCGGCCTTTTCCTCGATCACCGGGTGACGCGCGGGCTGGTCGCGCAGGAGGCCGCGGGCAAAAGCCTGCTCAACCTGTTTTGCTATACCGGCGCCTTCTCGGTGCACGCCGCGGGGCAGGGCGCGGCTAAAACCCTTTCGATCGACATGTCCAACACCTACCTCGAGTGGGCGGCGCGCAATTTTAAGCAAAACCGCATGGACCTGGGCGCGCATCGCCTGCATCGCGCCGACGTCCTGGCGTGGCTAGCGTCGCCCGGCAGCGAGCAATTCGACGTCGCAATCGTCGATCCGCCGACGTTTTCAAACTCCAAGAAGATGACGCAAGAATTCGATGTCTTGCGCGATCACCCGACGATCCTGCGCCAGGTGTTTACGCGCATGCGGCCCGGCGGCGTGGTGTGGTTTTCGACAAACCATCGCCAGTTTCAGCTTCTGCCGGCGTTGGCCGACGAGTTCGCCGTGGTCGAGATGACGGCCAAGACGATTCCACCCGATTTTGTCCATTCCAAACCCCACAAGTCGTACCGCTTAACACAGCGCTAG